A genomic region of Oncorhynchus mykiss isolate Arlee chromosome 2, USDA_OmykA_1.1, whole genome shotgun sequence contains the following coding sequences:
- the c2cd4a gene encoding C2 calcium-dependent domain-containing protein 4A produces MWVVEKIRVSVERTNLPLPSTEYSFRIGDMFGEKAEKHKRLSLCPNIITPDTIPEFCIPPKIPSFQEPKGTEQSRQAPIIRVSLCESERGSPKREAPTRKLISPHIIQVENVDESPYDCSDEETTNADPQSQAALSLPHMAKAQTCYGFCTLLESPHTRRKESLFHNDPGSCGIPLLLPRSRSNTCPRVSPSTSPSSSPSSFSLHTLTSRLSPRGYTLNRQGTLDSDTTSSAESSPFSSPMLSRSPPKSSLFKTLSHERLLSRNIRKTVVSRNNSLSTDEGSSTDNSPNFMRRASDGLVEGLPPSFGLAPPTIFPIDLVLHRERVMRESMVPIGKDGTLRLSAEYCPDNQRLRVRLISAEGLYTHSVDPKSINCSVSLSLVPGKVQKQRSTVIRKSRNPIFNEDFFFDAISEEDLCQRSLRFKIVNKMSTMKRDYILGDVELPLTSIITL; encoded by the coding sequence ATGTGGGTGGTGGAGAAGATCCGTGTGTCCGTGGAGAGAACCAACCTGCCTCTCCCCTCAACGGAATACAGCTTCAGGATCGGAGATATGTTTGGAGAGAAAGCTGAGAAACACAAGAGACTTTCCCTGTGTCCTAATATTATCACCCCAGACACTATCCCAGAGTTTTGCATCCCTCCTAAGATCCCATCGTTCCAGGAGCCGAAAGGTACAGAGCAGAGCCGCCAGGCCCCCATCATCAGAGTGTCCCTGTGTGAATCTGAGAGGGGGAGCCCTAAGAGGGAGGCCCCAACACGAAAGCTTATCAGCCCACACATCATCCAGGTAGAGAATGTGGATGAGAGCCCTTATGACTGTAGTGATGAGGAGACCACCAACGCAGACCCTCAAAGCCAGGCAGCACTCTCCTTGCCCCACAtggccaaagcccagacttgctATGGTTTCTGTACCCTGCTGGAGAGCCCCCACACCAGGAGGAAGGAGTCCCTGTTCCACAATGACCCTGGCTCCTGTGGCATACCGCTGCTGCTCCCCAGGAGCAGGTCCAACACTTGCCCCAGagtctccccctctacctccccttcctcctccccttcctccttcagTCTTCACACCCTGACCTCCAGACTCTCGCCCAGAGGTTATACACTCAACAGACAGGGCACACTGGACAGTGACACAACCTCCTCAGCTGAGTCCTCCCCTTTCAGCTCCCCAATGCTGAGCAGGTCCCCACCGAAGTCTTCCCTCTTCAAAACACTGAGTCATGAAAGGCTTCTTTCCAGAAACATCAGGAAGACTGTGGTGTCCAGAAACAACTCCCTGTCAACAGACGAGGGCAGCTCCACAGACAATAGTCCCAATTTCATGAGGAGGGCGTCAGATGGGCTGGTAGAAGGCCTTCCACCAAGCTTCGGTCTGGCTCCTCCTACCATCTTCCCCATAGACTTGGTTCTGCACAGGGAAAGGGTGATGAGGGAGAGCATGGTTCCTATAGGGAAGGACGGCACCCTGCGCCTCTCTGCAGAGTACTGTCCTGATAACCAGAGGCTGCGGGTGCGGCTCATCAGTGCTGAGGGACTATACACACACTCGGTGGACCCCAAGAGTATCAACTGCAGTGTCAGCCTTTCCCTGGTGCCTGGAAAGGTCCAGAAGCAGCGTAGCACAGTCATCAGGAAGAGTCGTAACCCTATCTTCAATGAGGACTTCTTCTTTGATGCCATCTCAGAGGAGGACCTCTGCCAACGCTCTCTGAGATTTAAAATTGTCAATAAAATGTCCACTATGAAAAGAGACTACATTCTGGGGGACGTTGAACTTCCGCTCACAAGCATTATCACTTTATAA